In Rhodovulum sulfidophilum DSM 1374, the following are encoded in one genomic region:
- a CDS encoding F0F1 ATP synthase subunit gamma, with amino-acid sequence MPSLKDLKNRIASVKSTRKITKAMQMVAAAKLRRAQEAAENARPYAAQMEKVMSGLAASATGAANAPKLLVGTGSEKVHLLVVMTAERGLCGGFNSSIVRLARHKAQDLIAEGKTVKILTVGRKGREQLKRDLGDHFVGHVDLSEVKRIRYGNAREICQDIIGRFEAGEFDVATLFFSRFKSVITQEPTAQQIIPAVFDEPEDSSTMYDYEPTEGEIMAELLPRGVATQIFAALLENGASEQGARMSAMDNATRNAGDMIDKLNLEYNRSRQAAITKELIEIISGAEAL; translated from the coding sequence ATGCCTAGCCTCAAGGACCTCAAGAACCGGATCGCCAGCGTCAAGTCGACGCGGAAGATCACGAAGGCCATGCAGATGGTCGCGGCGGCCAAGCTCCGCCGCGCCCAGGAAGCCGCCGAGAATGCGCGTCCCTATGCCGCGCAGATGGAAAAGGTCATGTCCGGACTCGCGGCTTCGGCCACGGGGGCGGCCAATGCGCCGAAACTCCTCGTCGGCACCGGCTCCGAGAAGGTGCACCTCCTGGTCGTCATGACGGCCGAGAGGGGCCTTTGCGGCGGCTTCAACTCGTCGATCGTGCGTCTGGCGCGCCACAAGGCGCAGGACCTCATCGCCGAGGGCAAGACCGTCAAGATCCTGACCGTGGGCCGCAAGGGCCGCGAGCAGCTGAAACGCGACCTTGGCGACCATTTCGTCGGCCATGTCGATCTGAGCGAGGTCAAGCGCATCCGCTACGGCAATGCGCGCGAGATCTGTCAGGACATCATCGGCCGCTTCGAGGCGGGCGAGTTCGATGTCGCGACGCTCTTCTTCAGCCGCTTCAAGTCGGTGATCACCCAGGAACCGACCGCCCAGCAGATCATCCCGGCCGTCTTCGACGAACCCGAGGACAGCTCGACCATGTATGATTACGAACCCACCGAGGGCGAGATCATGGCCGAGCTTCTGCCCCGCGGGGTGGCGACCCAGATCTTCGCCGCGCTCCTCGAGAACGGCGCCTCCGAACAGGGCGCGCGGATGTCCGCCATGGACAACGCGACCCGGAACGCGGGCGACATGATCGACAAGCTGAACCTCGAGTACAACCGCTCGCGTCAGGCTGCGATCACCAAGGAGCTGATCGAAATCATTTCGGGCGCCGAGGCGCTCTAA
- the atpD gene encoding F0F1 ATP synthase subunit beta produces the protein MANAVGKVTQVIGAVVDVQFDQHLPEILNALETENNGKRLVLEVAQHLGENTVRTIAMDATEGLVRGAKVTDLEKPISVPVGDATLGRILNVIGEPVDEKGPVHATETRAIHQPAPEFAEQSTSSDILVTGIKVIDLLAPYSKGGKVGLFGGAGVGKTVLIMELINNIAKVHSGYSVFAGVGERTREGNDLYHEMMESNVIKIDDLSQSKVALVYGQMNEPPGARARVALTGLTLAEQFRDQSGTDVLFFVDNIFRFTQAGSEVSALLGRIPSAVGYQPTLATDMGALQERITSTKRGSITSVQAIYVPADDLTDPAPATSFAHLDATTVLSRAISELGIYPAVDPLDSTSRILDPAVVGEEHYQVARDVQGILQRYKSLQDIIAILGMDELSEEDKLTVARARKIQRFLSQPFDVAKVFTGSDGVQVPLEKTIASFKAVVAGEYDHLPEAAFYMVGDIDEVVAKAEKMAADAA, from the coding sequence ATGGCAAATGCTGTAGGCAAGGTCACTCAGGTGATTGGCGCCGTGGTCGACGTTCAGTTCGACCAACACCTGCCCGAAATTCTGAACGCGCTTGAAACCGAGAACAACGGCAAGCGGCTGGTGCTGGAAGTGGCCCAGCACCTCGGCGAAAACACCGTGCGCACCATCGCCATGGACGCGACCGAAGGTCTCGTGCGCGGCGCCAAGGTGACGGACCTGGAAAAGCCGATCTCGGTGCCGGTGGGCGATGCCACCCTCGGCCGCATCCTGAACGTGATCGGCGAGCCGGTCGACGAAAAGGGCCCGGTGCATGCCACGGAAACCCGTGCCATCCACCAGCCGGCGCCTGAATTCGCCGAACAGTCGACCTCGTCCGATATCCTCGTGACCGGCATCAAGGTCATCGACCTGCTGGCGCCCTATTCCAAGGGCGGCAAGGTCGGCCTCTTCGGCGGCGCCGGTGTGGGCAAGACCGTTCTGATCATGGAACTGATCAACAACATCGCCAAGGTGCACTCGGGCTATTCGGTGTTCGCGGGCGTTGGCGAACGGACCCGTGAAGGCAACGACCTCTATCACGAGATGATGGAGTCGAACGTCATCAAGATCGACGATCTGTCGCAATCCAAGGTGGCGCTGGTCTATGGTCAGATGAACGAACCGCCGGGAGCCCGGGCCCGCGTCGCGCTGACCGGCCTGACGCTGGCCGAGCAGTTCCGCGACCAGTCCGGCACCGACGTGCTGTTCTTCGTCGACAACATCTTCCGCTTCACCCAGGCGGGGTCCGAGGTGTCGGCGCTTCTCGGCCGTATTCCCTCGGCCGTGGGCTACCAGCCGACGCTGGCGACCGACATGGGCGCGCTGCAGGAACGCATCACCTCGACCAAGCGTGGCTCGATCACCTCGGTTCAGGCGATCTACGTGCCCGCGGACGACCTTACCGACCCGGCGCCTGCCACCTCGTTCGCCCACCTCGACGCCACCACCGTTCTGTCGCGTGCGATCTCGGAACTCGGCATCTATCCGGCGGTGGACCCGCTCGACTCGACCTCGCGGATCCTCGATCCGGCCGTCGTCGGCGAAGAACATTACCAGGTGGCGCGCGACGTGCAGGGCATCCTGCAACGCTACAAGTCGCTGCAGGACATCATCGCCATCCTCGGCATGGACGAGCTGTCGGAAGAGGACAAGCTGACCGTGGCCCGCGCCCGGAAGATCCAGCGGTTCCTCAGCCAGCCCTTCGACGTGGCGAAGGTCTTCACCGGTTCGGACGGCGTCCAGGTGCCGCTTGAAAAGACCATCGCGTCGTTCAAGGCGGTCGTGGCCGGCGAATACGACCACCTGCCCGAAGCCGCCTTCTACATGGTGGGCGACATCGACGAGGTGGTTGCCAAGGCCGAGAAGATGGCGGCCGACGCGGCCTGA
- a CDS encoding vWA domain-containing protein codes for MFLPFFQTLRTCGIPVSLREYLSFLDGMKAGLVTYDPEGFYYLARTALVKDERQLDRFDRAFAESFGGLEQIDPGEVLEALELPEDWLRKLAEGHLSPEERAEIEAMGGFDKLMEALKERLKEQKERHQGGNKWIGTAGTSPFGAYGYNPEGVRIGQDESRHRRAVKVWDRREFRNLDDSVELGTRNIKVALKRLRRWARDGAREELDLDGTIRATADRGYLDVRTRPERHNAVKVLLFLDVGGSMDDHIRVVEELFSAARAEFKHLEHYYFHNCLYEGVWRNNRRRWDRVTPTWEVLRTYGPDYKCIFVGDASMSPYEIAFAGGANEHWNAEPGQVWLERARAQWPDHLWINPVPEQHWQYTQSIGMIREIFEDRMVPMTLDGIERGMKSLG; via the coding sequence ATGTTTCTGCCCTTCTTCCAGACCCTCCGCACCTGCGGCATCCCGGTCTCGCTGCGCGAGTATCTGAGCTTTCTCGACGGCATGAAGGCCGGGCTCGTCACCTATGACCCCGAGGGCTTCTACTATCTCGCCCGCACCGCGCTGGTGAAGGACGAGCGCCAGCTCGACCGCTTCGACCGGGCCTTCGCCGAAAGCTTCGGCGGGCTCGAGCAGATCGATCCGGGCGAGGTGCTCGAGGCGCTCGAGCTGCCCGAGGACTGGCTGCGCAAGCTGGCCGAAGGCCATCTCAGCCCCGAGGAGCGGGCCGAGATCGAGGCCATGGGCGGGTTCGACAAGCTGATGGAAGCGCTCAAGGAGCGTCTGAAGGAACAGAAGGAGCGGCATCAGGGCGGCAACAAGTGGATCGGCACCGCCGGAACCTCGCCCTTCGGGGCTTACGGCTACAATCCCGAGGGGGTCCGGATCGGTCAGGACGAAAGCCGCCACCGCCGCGCGGTCAAGGTCTGGGACCGCCGCGAGTTCCGCAATCTCGATGATTCGGTCGAGCTTGGCACCCGCAACATCAAGGTGGCGCTGAAACGGCTGCGCCGCTGGGCCCGCGACGGCGCCCGCGAGGAGCTCGACCTCGACGGCACGATCCGCGCGACCGCCGACCGCGGCTATCTCGACGTCAGGACCCGGCCCGAGCGGCACAATGCCGTCAAGGTGCTGCTGTTCCTCGATGTCGGCGGGTCGATGGACGACCATATCCGGGTGGTCGAGGAGCTGTTCTCGGCCGCGCGCGCCGAGTTCAAGCATCTCGAGCATTATTACTTCCACAACTGCCTTTATGAGGGCGTCTGGCGCAACAACCGGCGCCGCTGGGACCGGGTCACGCCGACCTGGGAGGTGCTGCGGACCTACGGGCCCGACTACAAGTGCATCTTCGTCGGCGATGCCAGCATGTCGCCCTACGAGATCGCCTTCGCGGGCGGCGCCAACGAACACTGGAACGCCGAGCCCGGCCAAGTCTGGCTGGAACGCGCCCGTGCGCAATGGCCCGACCACCTCTGGATCAACCCGGTGCCCGAGCAGCATTGGCAATATACCCAGTCGATCGGCATGATCCGAGAGATCTTCGAGGACCGGATGGTGCCGATGACCCTCGACGGGATCGAGCGGGGAATGAAGTCGCTCGGGTAG
- a CDS encoding F0F1 ATP synthase subunit epsilon, with amino-acid sequence MADTMQFDLVAPERRVASEKATSVVIPGFEGDLTAMPQHAPLITTLRPGLLEVFSESGSRKYIVTGGFAEITAESATVLAERSHPVEDVTQEMIDEMVAEARAAARDAHPDLVDAAARMLADMVAMGTHMGFEPQA; translated from the coding sequence ATGGCCGACACGATGCAATTCGATCTGGTGGCGCCGGAACGCCGCGTGGCCTCGGAAAAGGCGACCTCGGTCGTCATCCCGGGCTTCGAGGGCGACCTGACTGCGATGCCCCAGCACGCGCCCCTGATCACGACCCTGCGCCCCGGCCTGCTGGAGGTCTTCTCCGAGTCCGGATCGCGGAAATATATCGTCACCGGCGGTTTCGCCGAGATCACCGCCGAAAGCGCCACGGTTCTTGCCGAGCGCTCGCATCCGGTCGAGGATGTGACCCAGGAGATGATCGACGAGATGGTCGCCGAGGCCCGCGCGGCCGCCCGTGACGCCCATCCCGATCTGGTCGACGCTGCGGCCAGGATGCTGGCCGATATGGTGGCGATGGGCACGCATATGGGCTTCGAGCCCCAGGCCTGA